The nucleotide window CGCGAGCGGGTCGTCGGCATGGCCTCGACGATGCTGACCGCGCGCACGCCCGACGACGAGCCGCTCGCCTGGTACGACATGGTGGGCAGCTTCGGGCTGCGCAACCACGACCCTGACGGCGACTGGCTCTACGGCGTCGAGATCGCCGTCCACCCCGACTACCAGCGCCACGGCATCGGCACCGCGCTCTACCGGGCGCGGCTGGCGCTCATCGATGAGCTGGGGCTCGAGGGCTGGTACGCGGGCGGCATGCTCATGGGCTACCACCGCTACCGCGGCCTGCTCACGCCGCGCGAGTACGGCCAGCGCGTCATCGCCGGCGAGATCGAGGACCCGACGGTCAGCATGCAGCTCAGGCGCGGGTTCGAGCCGCGCGCGATCGTCGAGAACTACTACCCCGAGTGGAAGGCGGGTCACGCCGCCGTGCTGCTCGTGTACCAGCCGCCCCGCGCGCGGGCGGCGCGGCGCCCTCGCGGCGCCAGGCCGGGCGTCGGCCAGGAAGGCGCCGTCTCGGCCCTGCCCGTGAGGCGCGCCGGGCACTCGGGCCACACCACGGGTCACCACCACTAGGGCCCAGCTGAAGCCGCCGGGAGCGGTGAGAGATGCCGGTTACGGAGAGAGCCGACGTGATCGTCCTGGGCGCCGGGGTCGCGGGTCTGTCCGCCGCCCAGGCGCTCGTCGACACCGACCTCGACGTCGTCGTGCTCGAGGCGCGCGAGCGTCTCGGCGGGCGCGTGCACACCGACAAGCAGTTCGCCGGCTTCCCGCTCGAGTTCGGCGCCGAGTTCGTCCACGGCGAGCGTGCGCCCACGTGGGAGCTGATCGACCGCCTCGGACTCCACACCGTGCACTGGAACAAGCGCGACGACTCGTGGGTCCGCATGGCCGACGGACGCCGCCTCACGATGGCCGAGGCCCGCGCCGAGGACCCCGGCTTCGACGTCACGCGCACCTGGAGGCTGCCGCCCGTGCCGCCCCGGCCCCTGGAGTCGTTCGGCCAGTACCTCAGGCGCATCGGCTTCGAACCTGAGCAGGTCGACTACGTCAGGCGCTCGTTCGCCAACGCCGCCGGCGAGTCGCTGCGGCACCTCGACGCCGCCAGCATGCTCGACTCGATCGCCGGCAGCGACGAGACCGGGCTCGAGGACTTCCGCATCGTCGAGGGCTACGCCGCGATCGTCGAGGCCCTGGGCGTGGGCGTCGAGATCCGCCTGGGCTGCCAGGTGACGCGCGTGGAGGTCGGCGAGGACGGCGTGCTGGCCAGCACCGCCGCCGGCGAGACCTACGCGGCCAGGCTGCTCGTGTGCACGCTGCCGGTGGGCGTGCTGGCCGCCGGCGACGTCGAGTTCGTCCCGGGCCTGCCGGAGGGGAAGCTGACGGCGCTGCGCGGCCTGGGCATGGGGCCCGTCGTCAAGTGCGTCTACCGCTTCAGGGAGCCGCTCACCCCGCCGGGCATCAAGGCGATCTACGCGGCCGGCCGCGCGCCGATGTGGTGGACGCCGTCGTTCGGGCACGAGACCGACGCCGTCGTGTGGACGGCCTTCGTTACCGGCGACGCGGCCATGGACCTGCTGCGCCGCGGCGAGGCGGGAGCCCTCGACGGCGCCCTCGAGAGCCTGCGACGCGAGCTGGGCCGTCCCGGCCTGCAGGCCGTCGAGGCGCGGCTCGTCGACTGGGTCAACGACCCCTACGCGCGCGGCGGCTACAGCTACGTGCGACCCGGCCACCGCGGCGTGCGCGAGCTGCTGGCCGAGCCCACGCCGCCCCTGCTGTGGGCCGGCGAGGCGGCCGCTCCCGAGGGGGACGCCGCGACCGTGCACGGGGCCCTGGCGAGCGGTCGCCGGGCGGCCACCGAGGTCCTGAAGCTCCTCAGGCCGCGCGCCTATGATGGGAGCGAAGTGGTCGTCTGAGCGGCTCGCCCGCGGGCCGGCCCGGGCGCGCCCCGCCTCAGGGCGCGCGGGAGGTGCACCCTTGCGTTCGCCCAGCATCAGCCTGAGGACCGCCGTGCCCGGTCCGCGCAGCCTCGAGCTCGCCGCCCGGCGCGACGCGGCGGGCGCGCGCGGCGCCTCGCGGCTGACCGACGTCGCCGTGGCCCGCGCCCACGGGGCCGTCGTCGAGGACGTCGACGGCAACCGCCTCATCGACATGGCGGGCGGCATCGGCGCGCTCGCCCTGGGGCACACGCCGGCGTCCGTGGTCGAGGCCATCGGGCGCCAGGCCGCGGAGCTGGTGCACGTGTGCGGCATCGTCGCCACGTACGAGCCGCAGGTGCGGCTCCTCGAGCGCCTGTGCGAGCTCGCGCCGGGCGACTTCCCGAAGAAGGCCGTGCTGCTGAACTCCGGCGCCGAGGCGCTGGAGACCTGCGTGAAGGTCGCGCGGGCCCACACGGGCCGGCAGGCGATCGTCGTGTTCGAGGGCGGCTACCACGGGCGCACGAACATGACGCTCGGCATGACGAGCAAGTACGCCCTGTTCAAGAAGGGCTTCGGCCCGTTCCCAGCCGAGATCTACCGGCTGCCGTTCCCGAACCCGTACCGGCGCCCTGATGGCCTCTCGGAGGAGGCGTACGTTGAGGCCGCGGTCCGGTCCCTGGAGCACGCGACGGTCGCCCAGGTGGACCCCGAGGCGGTGGCCGCCATCGTCGTCGAGCCGGTCCAGGGCGAGGGCGGCTTCGTGCCGGTGCCGCCGCGCTTCTGGCGAGCGCTGCGCGAGCTGGCCGACCGTAGCGGCGCCGTGCTCGTCGCCGACGAGGTGCAGTGCGGCATGGGCCGCACCGGCCGTCTGTGGGCCGTGGAGCACCTCGGTCCCGCTCCCGACCTCGTGGCCACGGCCAAGTCGCTCGGCTCCGGCATGCCCATCGCCGCCGTGGTCGGCAGGGCCGAGGTCATGGACGCCCCGCACCCCGGCGGCCTGGGCGGCACCTACTCCGGCAACCCTCTCGCCTGCGCCGCCGCGCTGGCGACGCTCGAGGAGATCGCCTCGGAGGCGTTCCTGGCGCGGGCGCGCGCGGTGGGCGAGCGCCTGCGGGCGCGGCTCGAGGAGATCGCGGCGCGTCACCCCTCGGTCGGCGACGTCCGGGGCCTCGGGCCGATGCTGGCCATCGAGTTCGTGAGGGACGAGGCCAAGACGCCGTGGCCCGAGCTGGTGCTCGAGGTCACCAGGCAGGCGCTCTCTCGCGGCGTGATCGTGATCCGCGCCGGCCTCTACTCGAACTGCCTGCGCTTCCTGCCGCCCCTCAACATCACCGACGACCAGATCGACGAGGCGCTCGCGGTCGTGGACGAGTCGATCGCCGCCGCCGAGCGCGCGCTAGGGAAGGAGACCCTCACGCATGCCTGACGCAGACGCCAAGCTCAACGACTTCGGGGCGCCCCAGCGGCGCATGCTCATCGGCGGCGAGTGGGTGGAGGCGCGGGGCGGGGGCACGTGGGACCTCGTGGACCCCGGGACCGAGGAGGTCGTGGACCGCGTCGCCTTCGGCGGCGCCGAGGACGTGCGGGCGGCCGTCGACGCCGCCCAAGACGCGTTCCCGGGCTGGTCCGGCAAGACCGCCTACGAGCGGGCGGCGGTCCTCGAGAGGGCCGCCGACTGGGTCACGAGCCACGCCGACGACCTGGCGCTGATCACGACGCAGGAGTCGGGCAAGCCCCTGGCCGAGGCGAAGGGCGAGTGGGTGTCGGCCGCGAGCTACCTGCGCTGGTTCGCCGGCGAGGGAGTGCGCGCCTACGGGCGCATCGTGCCGCCCAGCGCGCCGAAGCGCCGCATCTGGGTCGTGCCGCAGCCCCTCGGCGTCGTGGGGACGATCACGGCCTGGAACTTCCCCGTCTACAACGTCGTGCGCTCGTGGGCGGCCGCGCTCGCCGCCGGCAACACGGTCGTGGGCCGGCCGGCCGAGTACACGCCGCGCTCGGCGTTCCTCCTCGGTCACGCGCTCATGGAGGGCGGCGCGCCCCCCGGCGTCATCAACGTCGTCAACGGCGAGCCGCACGCCATGGGGCAGGCGCTGCTCGAGGACCCGCGGGTGCGCAAGATCGCCTTCACGGGCAGCGTGCGCGTGGGCAAGCTGCTCATGGACGGCGCCTCGAAGACCCTCACCCGCCTCGCGCTCGAGCTGGGCGGCAACGCGCCCGTGATCGTCTTCCCCGACGCCGGCGACATCGCCCGCGTGGCGAAGCTCGCGGCGCGCTTCAAGGTGCGCAACGCCGGCCAGGTCTGCATCGCGCCGCAGCGCTTCCTCGTCCACGAGTCCGTCGCCGACGACTTCACGGGCGCGGTGGCGCAGGCGATGCAGGGCATGAAGGTCGGCCACGGCACGGAGGAGGGCACCGTCGTCGGCCCGCTCATCAACGCCAAGCAGCGGGACCGCGTCGAGGAGCTGGTGGGCGCGACCGTCGCGGCCGGGGCGAAGGTGGCCGTCGGCGGCAAGCGGCCCGAGCGCAAGGGGTACTTCTTCGAGCCGACCGTCGTCACCGACGTCGAGCCCGGCATGCCGCTCGACGCCGAGGAGGTGTTCGGCCCCGTGATGCCGGTGTCGTCGTTCGGCAGCATCGACGAGGTCGTCGAGCGCGCGAACGCCTACGAGGCGGGCCTGGCGGCGTACGTGTTCACGCGCGACCTCAACACCGCCCTGGTGATGGCCGAGCGCCTCGAGGCGGGCATGGTGGCCATCAACGACTGGATGCCCGTCACCGCCGAGGCGCCGTTCGGCGGCGTCAAGGGCTCCGGCTTCGGCCG belongs to Trueperaceae bacterium and includes:
- a CDS encoding GNAT family N-acetyltransferase; its protein translation is MRGTDPLDFAVVRTHLRHADGIYDVIRLANGYPTDRYCHCINQEAVAEQLERFPEGQFVAVTYEDGRERVVGMASTMLTARTPDDEPLAWYDMVGSFGLRNHDPDGDWLYGVEIAVHPDYQRHGIGTALYRARLALIDELGLEGWYAGGMLMGYHRYRGLLTPREYGQRVIAGEIEDPTVSMQLRRGFEPRAIVENYYPEWKAGHAAVLLVYQPPRARAARRPRGARPGVGQEGAVSALPVRRAGHSGHTTGHHH
- a CDS encoding aspartate aminotransferase family protein; this translates as MRSPSISLRTAVPGPRSLELAARRDAAGARGASRLTDVAVARAHGAVVEDVDGNRLIDMAGGIGALALGHTPASVVEAIGRQAAELVHVCGIVATYEPQVRLLERLCELAPGDFPKKAVLLNSGAEALETCVKVARAHTGRQAIVVFEGGYHGRTNMTLGMTSKYALFKKGFGPFPAEIYRLPFPNPYRRPDGLSEEAYVEAAVRSLEHATVAQVDPEAVAAIVVEPVQGEGGFVPVPPRFWRALRELADRSGAVLVADEVQCGMGRTGRLWAVEHLGPAPDLVATAKSLGSGMPIAAVVGRAEVMDAPHPGGLGGTYSGNPLACAAALATLEEIASEAFLARARAVGERLRARLEEIAARHPSVGDVRGLGPMLAIEFVRDEAKTPWPELVLEVTRQALSRGVIVIRAGLYSNCLRFLPPLNITDDQIDEALAVVDESIAAAERALGKETLTHA
- a CDS encoding NAD(P)/FAD-dependent oxidoreductase translates to MPVTERADVIVLGAGVAGLSAAQALVDTDLDVVVLEARERLGGRVHTDKQFAGFPLEFGAEFVHGERAPTWELIDRLGLHTVHWNKRDDSWVRMADGRRLTMAEARAEDPGFDVTRTWRLPPVPPRPLESFGQYLRRIGFEPEQVDYVRRSFANAAGESLRHLDAASMLDSIAGSDETGLEDFRIVEGYAAIVEALGVGVEIRLGCQVTRVEVGEDGVLASTAAGETYAARLLVCTLPVGVLAAGDVEFVPGLPEGKLTALRGLGMGPVVKCVYRFREPLTPPGIKAIYAAGRAPMWWTPSFGHETDAVVWTAFVTGDAAMDLLRRGEAGALDGALESLRRELGRPGLQAVEARLVDWVNDPYARGGYSYVRPGHRGVRELLAEPTPPLLWAGEAAAPEGDAATVHGALASGRRAATEVLKLLRPRAYDGSEVVV
- a CDS encoding NAD-dependent succinate-semialdehyde dehydrogenase, which translates into the protein MPDADAKLNDFGAPQRRMLIGGEWVEARGGGTWDLVDPGTEEVVDRVAFGGAEDVRAAVDAAQDAFPGWSGKTAYERAAVLERAADWVTSHADDLALITTQESGKPLAEAKGEWVSAASYLRWFAGEGVRAYGRIVPPSAPKRRIWVVPQPLGVVGTITAWNFPVYNVVRSWAAALAAGNTVVGRPAEYTPRSAFLLGHALMEGGAPPGVINVVNGEPHAMGQALLEDPRVRKIAFTGSVRVGKLLMDGASKTLTRLALELGGNAPVIVFPDAGDIARVAKLAARFKVRNAGQVCIAPQRFLVHESVADDFTGAVAQAMQGMKVGHGTEEGTVVGPLINAKQRDRVEELVGATVAAGAKVAVGGKRPERKGYFFEPTVVTDVEPGMPLDAEEVFGPVMPVSSFGSIDEVVERANAYEAGLAAYVFTRDLNTALVMAERLEAGMVAINDWMPVTAEAPFGGVKGSGFGRETGSEGLHEYLEQKAVYIGGVQL